Within the Sulfitobacter sp. JL08 genome, the region CCGTGCCGCAAACTGCAACATGGCGAGGCACGAGATGGAATATCAGACGATCACCCTGGAGATTGAGAATGACGCGGCGGTTGTCACGCTGAACCGTCCGGACGTGATGAACGCGCTGAACACGCAGATGCGCGCCGAGATCACCCATGCCGTTCAAACCGCCGGCGCAGAGGCGCGGGTCGTGGTGCTGACAGGGGCAGGGCGCGCGTTCTGTTCCGGTCAGGATCTGGGCGACCGGGCCAGCGCCGCCAATCTGGATCTGGAACGCACGCTGCGCGACGAATACGTGCCGATGCTGCGGGCGATCTACGACTGCCCCGTGCCAACGATCACCGCCGTAAACGGCCCCGCCGCGGGTGCTGGGGCCAACCTTGCGCTGGCCGCAGACGTGGTGATTGCATCGCAAAGCGCATATTTCCTTCAGGCATTCACCCGGATCGGCCTGATCCCCGATGCTGGCGGTACCTATTTCCTGCCCCGTCAGATGGGCATGGCCAAGGCGATGGGGGCAGCACTTTTTGCCGACAAGATCACCGCCCAGCAGGCCGATGACTGGGGCATGATCTGGGAATCGGTGGCGGATGACGGTTTTGCCGATCACTGGCGCGCCCGTGCGGCGCACCTCGCCAAGGGTCCGACCGCCGCTTACAAAGGCGTCAAGGATACGATCCGCGGCAGTTTTGATAACACATTGGATGATCAGTTGCTGCTTGAGGCCCGTGTTCAGGGCGCATGTGGCAAGACCCGCGATTTCAAGGAAGGTGTTGTGGCTTTCATGGAAAAACGGCCCGCGCAATACGAAGGCCGCTGATCTTTCTGGGGCTGACTAAAAGGGCAGGGTGTGCAAAGCCGCCCTATGCCGCGACAAGTGGCGATGCAATGATCACATCTGCAGGTGTCAGGCTGCCTGCAGCACCCAGCACAATGGCCAGTATCTCGCCATCGGCCAGCACCAGTGCATCGTCGCCATCGTCCTGAATGCTGATCACCGGATCGGCATTGGGATCATCGGGCAGGATCAGGATCTGATCGGACGAACCGTTGTAATCCGTGATTGTCGCGCCGCCTTCGGCCGCCTGTTCCAGCAACAGCATGAAGTTATCTGCCGCGCCACCACCGGTTCCGGTATCGCCAACACCCAATATCAGTGTGTCCTGGCCAAACCCGCCGTCCAGAGTGTCCGGATCGCCATCATCAACGGGCGTGATAGCATCGCCCGGCGCAAGGCCCAGCACGGTTTCAAGGTCTTCGCCCGCGCGCAGTTGGGTCAGCTGGTCTTCGTCCAGATCATCGACGCCGATCCGACCGCCGACAAGAATGTCGTCGTCATTGTTGCCGGTCAGGATATCGGCCCCTTCGCCGCCGATGACAATATCGTCACCAGCCCCGCCAGCAACCTGATCATCGCCATCATCTCCGGCAACCAGATCATCGCCCTTTTCACCAAAAATGATATCGTTGCCATTGCCACCCGACAGCAGATCGTCACCGTCACCGCCGCGCAAGGTATCCGGCCCGTTGCCGCCAAGGGCCACATCACTGCCATCGCCGGCGCGCAGGGTGTCGGCACCGGTGCCGCCATCCAGCAGATCATCGCCCGCCGCGGCCTGAATTAGATCGTTGCCCGCGCCGGTCCGCAGTTCGTCATCAGCTTCGGTGCCAAAGCTGTCGTCGTCGCCGTCGTTTTCGTCATCATCGTCGATGGCATCGGCAATTTCGACAGCGGCCCACCCCCACAGTATCGCACTGATGAAAAAGATGGTCGTTAACATAGTTCTATCCCCCACGGAATATGCACGACGCTGCACGCAGCGCACACAAGTGGATGGAATAAAGATGTGTCAGTGCACCCCAGGTGCCTATGCCGCAGGAATTGCCCTGCTATGGCTGGGTCCAAAACAACCGGACCAGCGTGATACCCCTTACTCCGCGCACTCGCGTTAATACTTTGTTAGGTTCTGGGTGGGCTGCCTGTCAAGAAAATCACGCCACTGTTTCGTTTCTGTCGCCAATAGGGTCATGTCGCACCGGATTAACGGAAAAAGCGCCCTTGTTTCACTGAACAAAGGCGCTTTTTAGTGCTGTCGCAGAATCGTCCGCAAGCAGTTAGCGGTCTTCGATATCCACGTAATCGCGCAGGGTTTCGCCCAGATAAAGCTGGCGCGGGCGGCCGATCTTGTTTTGCGGATCGGCGATCATTTCCTTCCACTGCGATACCCAGCCCACCGTGCGCGACAACGCAAAGATCGGCGTGAACATTGATGTCGGGAATCCGATCGCTTCCAGAATGATGCCGGAGTAGAAATCGACATTCGGGAACAGCTTTTTCTCAACGAAATAGGGATCGGCCAAAGCCGCCGCTTCCAGTTCCTTGGCCACTTGCAGCGTCGGGTTGTTTTCAACACCCAGCAGTTCCAGAACCTCGTCCGCGGACTGTTTCAGAACCTTGGCGCGCGGGTCTGTATTTTTGTAAACACGGTGGCCAAAGCCCATCAGGCGGAACGGATCGTCTTTGTCCTTGGCGCGGGCGATGTATTCGGGGATGCGGTCTGGTGTGCCAATCTCTTGCAGCATTTCCAGACAGGCCTGATTGGCGCCGCCATGGGCCGGACCCCAAAGGCAGGCAATGCCGGCGGCGATACAGGCGAACGGGTTCGCCCCAGAGGACGAGGCCAGCCGCACAGTGGATGTGGATGCGTTCTGTTCGTGATCCGCATGCAGGGTGAAAATCCGGTCCATCGCGCGGGCGATGATCGGGTTCACCACATACTCCTCGGCCGGGACCGAAAAACACATGTGCAGGAAATTGGCTGCGTAATCCAGATCGTTGCGCGGATACACGAACGGCTGCCCGATCGAGTATTTGTAGGCCATTGCAGCAATCGTTGGCACCTTGGCAATCAGGCGCATCGCGGCAACTTCGCGCTGCCATTCATCATTGACGTCGGTGCTGTCATGATAAAACGCCGACATCGCGCCCACAACACCCACCATCGTCGCCATCGGGTGCGCATCGCGGCGGAACCCGCGAAAGAAATTGTGCATCTGTTCATGCACCATCGTGTGGCGGGTGATGCGGCCTTCGAAATCTTCCAGTTCGGCGGCATTCGGCAATTCGCCGTTCATCAGCAGATAACACACTTCCAGATAGTGCGATTTTTCGGCCAGCTGGTCGATTGGATAACCACGGTGCAACAATTCGCCCTTGCCACCGTCGATAAAGGTGATCGTGCTGTCACAGCTCGCGGTCGAGGTGAAGCCGGGATCATAGGTGAACACGCCCGCCTGGGCATAAAGTTTGCGGATGTCGACAACGTCCGGTCCAGCCGTGGGGGAAAAGATCGGCAGATCATATTGCGTGCCATCAATGGTCAGGGTCGCGGATTTTGCTTTTTCTGTCATGGTCGTCCCTTTTATATCGGCCGGGCTTCATGCGGATCATGCCGCCGCGGCGCGTCCCGTCCTTTGGCGGCGGGACCGGTTGAATATCAGCGATCTTGGCACGCAAAGCTCAACAGCGTGTGACCGTCTTTATACCTGCGATGCATCGGCCAGTCGGGCCACGGTTTCATCCTGCCCCAGCACCAGCATCATATCAAATACCGAAGGTGTCATTGTCCGTCCGGCAAGCGCCGCGCGCAGTGGGCCTGCCAGTTTTCCGAACTTGGTCCCCTTGGCCTCGGCAAAGCGGGACATGACCTCCTCCAGATCGTCTCGCGTCCAGCTAGCATTTTGCAAGTGCGGCGTCAATTCTTTCAGTATACCACGGGATACCGTATCAAGCTGGACAGCGGCCTTCTCGTCCGGCAAGATTGGACGGGAAGACAGAATAAACACAGCCTTATCAAGCAATTCAGGGAAAGTGCGCGCCCGTTCCTTGAGGCAATACATCGCACGTCCCAGACCATCATTTTGTTCCGGTGTCAGCGGGTCGGCACCGCTGACGGCCAGAAATTCCGCGATTTCTTGCTGCAATGCAGCATCATCCGAAGCCGCGATGTGCTGCCCGCTCAGATTCTCGAGTTTCTTGGTGTCAAAACGGGCCGGGCTTTTGCCAATGCCGTCCAGATCGAACCAGTCAAGCGCCTGTTCATCGGTAAAGAATTCATCGTTGCCGTGGCTCCATCCCAGCCGGGCAAGGTAATTGCGCATACCTGCCGCAGAATAGCCCATGATCTGGTATTCCTGCGCGCCCAGTGCGCCGTGGCGTTTGCTTAGCTTTTTGCCGTCAGGTCCATGGATCAGGGGGATATGCGCCCAGACAGGCACATCCCATCCCATCGCGTCATAGATCATCATCTGGCGCGCCGCGTTGTTCAGATGATCGTCACCCCGGATCACATGGGTGACACCCATGTCATGATCGTCCACCACCACGGCCAGCATGTAGACAGGTGTGCCATCACTGCGCAGCAAAACCATATCGTCTAACTGGTCATTTCCGATGCTGACATCGCCCTGAACACGGTCGCGGATCACGGTCACGCCTTGGGTCGGGGCCTTGATACGGATCACATAGGCCGTATCGGGATGCGTGGCAGGATCGGCATCACGCCACGGGCTGCGAAACAGGGTGGATTGGCCGCTGGCACGCGCTGTTTCGCGAAACGCCTCAATCTCGTTCTGCGTGGCGAAACATTTATAGGCTTTTCCGGCGTCCAGCAATTCATGGGCCACTTCGGCATGGCGCACAGCACCTTCGAACTGGCTGATCACCTCGCCGTCATGGTCCAGTCCCAGCCAGTCCAGGCCCTGCAAAATGGCGGCCGTCGCTTCGGGGGTAGAACGTGCGCGATCGGTATCTTCGATCCGCAACAGAAACTTGCCGCCGCGTCCGCGTGCATAAAGCCAGTTGAACAACGCCGTACGCGCCCCGCCGATATGCAGGAACCCCGTGGGCGACGGGGCAAAACGGGTGACGACAT harbors:
- a CDS encoding enoyl-CoA hydratase-related protein; translation: MEYQTITLEIENDAAVVTLNRPDVMNALNTQMRAEITHAVQTAGAEARVVVLTGAGRAFCSGQDLGDRASAANLDLERTLRDEYVPMLRAIYDCPVPTITAVNGPAAGAGANLALAADVVIASQSAYFLQAFTRIGLIPDAGGTYFLPRQMGMAKAMGAALFADKITAQQADDWGMIWESVADDGFADHWRARAAHLAKGPTAAYKGVKDTIRGSFDNTLDDQLLLEARVQGACGKTRDFKEGVVAFMEKRPAQYEGR
- a CDS encoding calcium-binding protein, yielding MLTTIFFISAILWGWAAVEIADAIDDDDENDGDDDSFGTEADDELRTGAGNDLIQAAAGDDLLDGGTGADTLRAGDGSDVALGGNGPDTLRGGDGDDLLSGGNGNDIIFGEKGDDLVAGDDGDDQVAGGAGDDIVIGGEGADILTGNNDDDILVGGRIGVDDLDEDQLTQLRAGEDLETVLGLAPGDAITPVDDGDPDTLDGGFGQDTLILGVGDTGTGGGAADNFMLLLEQAAEGGATITDYNGSSDQILILPDDPNADPVISIQDDGDDALVLADGEILAIVLGAAGSLTPADVIIASPLVAA
- the gltX gene encoding glutamate--tRNA ligase, whose translation is MSQNVVTRFAPSPTGFLHIGGARTALFNWLYARGRGGKFLLRIEDTDRARSTPEATAAILQGLDWLGLDHDGEVISQFEGAVRHAEVAHELLDAGKAYKCFATQNEIEAFRETARASGQSTLFRSPWRDADPATHPDTAYVIRIKAPTQGVTVIRDRVQGDVSIGNDQLDDMVLLRSDGTPVYMLAVVVDDHDMGVTHVIRGDDHLNNAARQMMIYDAMGWDVPVWAHIPLIHGPDGKKLSKRHGALGAQEYQIMGYSAAGMRNYLARLGWSHGNDEFFTDEQALDWFDLDGIGKSPARFDTKKLENLSGQHIAASDDAALQQEIAEFLAVSGADPLTPEQNDGLGRAMYCLKERARTFPELLDKAVFILSSRPILPDEKAAVQLDTVSRGILKELTPHLQNASWTRDDLEEVMSRFAEAKGTKFGKLAGPLRAALAGRTMTPSVFDMMLVLGQDETVARLADASQV
- a CDS encoding citrate synthase, translated to MTEKAKSATLTIDGTQYDLPIFSPTAGPDVVDIRKLYAQAGVFTYDPGFTSTASCDSTITFIDGGKGELLHRGYPIDQLAEKSHYLEVCYLLMNGELPNAAELEDFEGRITRHTMVHEQMHNFFRGFRRDAHPMATMVGVVGAMSAFYHDSTDVNDEWQREVAAMRLIAKVPTIAAMAYKYSIGQPFVYPRNDLDYAANFLHMCFSVPAEEYVVNPIIARAMDRIFTLHADHEQNASTSTVRLASSSGANPFACIAAGIACLWGPAHGGANQACLEMLQEIGTPDRIPEYIARAKDKDDPFRLMGFGHRVYKNTDPRAKVLKQSADEVLELLGVENNPTLQVAKELEAAALADPYFVEKKLFPNVDFYSGIILEAIGFPTSMFTPIFALSRTVGWVSQWKEMIADPQNKIGRPRQLYLGETLRDYVDIEDR